A window from Salminus brasiliensis chromosome 7, fSalBra1.hap2, whole genome shotgun sequence encodes these proteins:
- the blcap gene encoding apoptosis inducing factor BLCAP, which produces MYCLQWLLPVLLIPKPLNPALWFNHSMFMGFYLLSFLLERKPCTICALVFLAALFLICYSCWGNCFLYHCHDSPLPDSAHDPNIVGT; this is translated from the coding sequence atgTACTGCCTCCAGTGGTTACTTCCGGTCCTCCTGATCCCCAAACCGCTGAACCCGGCCCTGTGGTTCAACCACTCGATGTTCATGGGCTTCTACTTGCTGAGCTTCCTTCTGGAGAGGAAGCCGTGTACCATTTGTGCCTTAGTGTTCCTGGCGGCGTTGTTTCTGATCTGCTACAGCTGCTGGGGGAACTGCTTTCTCTACCACTGCCACGATTCTCCACTGCCAGACTCCGCACACGATCCCAACATAGTGGGCACCTAG
- the tmem74b gene encoding transmembrane protein 74B, whose protein sequence is MERVNAVELRELGRDGGARHGRHAAGIDNATFVGEEEDEEDEEERRKHQPKPQPEPELMHEPRPEPELELELELVHQPQPQPVDYGFVCALVLLVSGILLVVVAYTIPREARVNPEQVSARQMEKLEMWYARLGAHLDQCIIAGLGLLTLGGMLLSVLLMASICRGELHRRRTLAGSGRAMKSYGSINMRMRQLAEGDGRDTLVECEAAQAGPHSQ, encoded by the coding sequence ATGGAGCGCGTGAACGCCGTGGAGCTCCGCGAGCTGGGCCGGGACGGAGGCGCGCGACATGGCCGCCACGCCGCGGGCATCGACAACGCCACCTTCGTGGGGGAAGAAGAGGacgaggaggatgaggaggaaagGCGCAAGCACCAGCCCAAGCCCCAACCCGAACCCGAGCTCATGCACGAGCCCCGACCCGAACccgagctggagctggagctcgAGCTCGTGCACCAGCCCCAACCCCAGCCCGTGGACTACGGCTTCGTGTGCGCGCTCGTGCTGCTAGTCAGCGGCATCCTGCTGGTGGTGGTCGCCTACACCATCCCGAGGGAGGCGCGCGTGAACCCCGAGCAGGTGAGCGCGCGCCAGATGGAGAAGCTGGAGATGTGGTACGCGCGCCTGGGCGCGCACCTCGACCAGTGCATCATCGCCGGGCTCGGGTTGCTCACGCTGGGCGGGATGCTGCTGTCCGTGCTGCTCATGGCCTCCATCTGCCGGGGGGAGCTGCACCGGCGGAGGACTCTGGCCGGCTCGGGGAGAGCCATGAAGTCGTACGGCTCGATAAACATGAGGATGAGGCAGCTGGCGGAGGGAGACGGGAGGGACACGCTGGTGGAGTGCGAGGCGGCGCAGGCCGGACCACACAGCCAGTAG